Proteins encoded in a region of the Halothiobacillus diazotrophicus genome:
- a CDS encoding translesion error-prone DNA polymerase V autoproteolytic subunit: MAKRPPQSEPIDTEAREIPAKSHGGARRGAGRPKGQGRFREPTRPIRVPESLLDTVTDWLAQQAQTQFPTQGRSTESAIASNDADHGLPPHLVSDKVLPFRRPNRLAELDDFRRPVADPHPLPLPLYGSRVSAGFPSPADDYLEDTLDLNEHLIAHPAATFMVRVSGDSMLGAGIHPGDVLVVDRALEATDGRIVIAVLDGELTVKRLSLKGTTVRLLPENPDYAPIVVREAQDFQIWGVVTSVIHKL, from the coding sequence ATGGCGAAACGCCCGCCCCAGTCCGAACCAATTGACACCGAAGCTCGGGAAATACCCGCCAAATCCCATGGCGGCGCCCGTCGCGGCGCCGGCCGCCCCAAGGGTCAGGGGCGTTTCCGGGAGCCAACCCGCCCCATCCGCGTGCCGGAAAGCCTGCTCGATACCGTCACGGACTGGCTGGCGCAGCAAGCCCAAACACAGTTCCCAACACAGGGCCGGAGCACGGAATCCGCGATCGCATCGAACGACGCCGATCACGGCCTGCCACCCCACCTTGTTTCCGATAAGGTCCTCCCGTTCCGCCGCCCGAATCGCCTGGCCGAACTCGACGACTTCCGCCGCCCCGTCGCCGATCCACATCCCTTGCCGTTGCCCCTCTACGGCAGCCGGGTCTCGGCCGGCTTTCCCTCCCCGGCGGACGACTACCTCGAAGACACCCTCGATCTGAACGAACACCTGATCGCCCACCCGGCGGCCACCTTCATGGTGCGCGTCTCCGGCGACTCGATGCTGGGTGCCGGCATCCATCCCGGCGACGTGCTGGTGGTGGATCGCGCGCTGGAAGCCACGGACGGACGGATCGTGATCGCCGTGCTCGACGGCGAACTCACCGTGAAACGGCTGTCGCTCAAGGGCACGACCGTGCGCCTGTTGCCGGAGAATCCCGACTACGCGCCGATCGTCGTCCGCGAGGCCCAGGACTTCCAGATCTGGGGCGTCGTCACCAGCGTGATCCACAAGCTGTGA